CCGGCCGTCAGCTCGCCGCCTGCTTCACCAGCTGGGCGATCCTCGCCTCGGCCTCGGGGGTCAGCCCGGTCAACGCGTACGCGGTCGCCCACATGGTGCCCTCGTCCAGGCTCGCGGCGTCGTTGAAGCCGAGCGTCGCGTATCTGGTCTTGAACTTCTGGGCGGGCTGGAAGAAGCAGACGAGCTTGCCGTTCTTGGAGTAGGCGGGCTGGCCGTACCAGAGCCGGGGGGTGAGCTCCGGCGCGTTCTCCTTGACGAGGGCGTGGATGCGCTCGGCCATCACCTTGTCCGACTCGCCCATCTCGGCGATCTTCGCGAGCACGTCCTGCTCCCCGTCGGCCTTGGTGGCCTTCGAGCCGCGGCGCGCGGCCTTCTTCAGCTCCTGGGCGTGCTCCTTCATGGCGGCGCGCTCGTCGTCGGAGAAACCGTCGAAGGTGGCCTTGGTGTCCGTCATTGGGGTGTTCCTCCCGTGCATGTGCTCTTGGGTGAATCTCATGTTAGGAGGGCGCCCCGGGCACGGGCTTCTTGAAACCTGATCGGTTGTCAGAGGGTGGAGGTGAGCCCTTCCCCGATCTTCTTCAGCTCGGCGGTGACGGCCTCGGGGCCGGAGTACTCCTTGACGTACACGGGGCTGAAGAAGATCTCGGCCCACTGCTGGTCGGCCAGCTTGAGGAAGAGGGTCGGGGTGCCCGCCATGCCGTCCTCGCCGACGTTCGTCACGATCAGGTAGCCGCTGCGTCCCCCGACGGTCACGTCCTGGCCCTCCTCCTCGTCCCGGTAGCGCTGGAGCCGTTCTTCGAGGTCCGAAACGGCTGTCTTCTCCCACATGAAGATCCCGACGCGGTAGCTGCCCTCATCGTCGCCCTTGTAGAAGTACGAGGTCGAGTAGCTGTCGCCGTTGTCCACCGACGACCCACCCCACACCAGCCGCTTGGGCAGGTAGCCCACCCTGACGTGGCCGAACTCCCGGCCGTCGCCGAGGTCCCCGAGGTCCTCCGGCTCCGTCCGCACGGGCGGGAGGTCGTCGATGGCGGGCGGCTCCGGCACCGCCGAGGTGGTGGCCCGCTGGCCGGCCGGGCCCGCCGAGCCGGTGTTCAGGTAGACGAAGGGCGTGCCGACGGCGATCACGGAGGCGGCCACGCACGCGGCCACCACCGCGGCCCTGGCCCTGCGCCGCCGGTCCCGGTCGGCGCGGACCACCCGCTCCATCAGGTCCGGCGCGGCGCGCAGCCGGGCGGTCTCGTCCGTCATGAGCTGCCGGAGCTGGTCCTCAAGCGTGGGCATTGCTGATCACTCCTTCCACTGTGTCCCGGCCGAGCGCCGTGCGGAGCTTGGCCATGGCCTTCGACGCCTGGCTCTTGACCGTGCCGACCGAGCAGCCGAGCACCTCGGCCGCCTGCTGCTCGCTGAGGTCCTCCCAGTACCGCAGGACGACCACCGCGCGCTGCCGGGGAGGCAGCGCGCGCAGCGCCTCCATCAGCACGTGCAGCAGGTCGGGGTCGCCCGCCCTGGCCGCCGTCTCCGGCGGGCTGTGCATGGGCACGATCTTGAGGATGGCCCTGCGGCGGGCCCGGCTGATGGCCGCGTTCACGATGACGCGGCGCACGTAGGGCTCCGGGTTGTCGTGGCTGACCCGGTCCCACTTCCTGTAGGTGCGTTCGAGCGCCGTCTGCAGCAGGTCCTCGGCCTCCACCTCGTCGCCACAGGCGAGGTAGGCCACCCGCAGCAGGCTCGTGGCACGCGCGGCCACGAAGGCGCCGAAGTCGTGCTCCGCGCCGCTCACGGCTGTCTGTCCGATGTCACGCCTCCTAATACGCCTCGCCGCGGCCGGCCGTTGCCCGCCCGCGCGAAACGAGGTGCGGGGCAACCCGCCGGGCCGCCCAGGCGTATGGATGGTCGTGAGTCGCAAACCCATGAGCAAGCTGATCAGTCTCGGCGCCGGCCTGGCCCTGGGGGCCACCGTCCTGGCCGCGCCACCCACCGCCGCGGCCGCCCCTCCCGAGGGCGCCTACTGGCACACGAGGTCGGTCACGTCCCTCGCCCACCCCTGGCGGTTCGGCAGCAAGTCGGACTCCTACGGGCTGATGCAGCACCGCGTCTCCGAGACGTGGACCGCGCCCGACGGCAAGTCCTGGTTCGGGTACCGCGAGCTGGGCACGGTGCCCGCGACCGCAGCCGACAAGCAGGCGTGGCAGCGCCACGGCTCGCCCGCCAAGTGGAGCAGGTCGATCGACGGCAAGGTGGTGAAGCTGTCCACCCAGCCGGCCAAGGGCTCCGTGGGGCCCGTGCGCCAGGAACGCAACCAGTTCTGGCTCGCGGGGCAGTGGCTGACCTACGACGAGGTGCAGCGCCTGCCCGCCGACCCGGCCCGGCTGAAGGACTGGCTCACCAGGGCGGGCCAGGTCTTCGGCATCGCCGACGGCTCCATGGCGAACTGGCTGAAGTCCAGCCTGCCCCACCTCCTGCACGCCGTCCCGGCGCCGAAGGAGGTGCGCGCGGCGGCGTACCAGGCGCTGCTGACCCAGCCGGGCGCCCGCGCCGGCGGCGCCGCGAAGGACACCCTGGGCCGGACGGGCACCACCGTGGTGATCGAGAGCACGAGCGGGACGGGGAAGAAGGCGTCCACCGCCGTCCAGCGGCTGATCGTCGACACCGGCCGGATGGTGCTGCTGTCGGAGGGCCGGGAGGTCGTGGTCGGCGGCGAGCCGGTCGGGGGCAAGTCGTACACCGAGACGTTCGCCGAGGTCGGCTGGACCGACTCCCGGCCCGCCGTCCCCGCCCTGCCCTGAGGTTTTCCGCAGCAGGAGTGGGCGGGGCACCGCATTCTGCGGCGCGGCCGATCTCCGTAGCGTTGGCCACATGATGCAGACGATGATGAACGTGCTGGTGGCGGGGGCTGTCGCGGCGGGCGGCACCGGAGTGGACGTGCGTGCCGACATGGAGCGGATCGTGGCGGGCGACGGGGCCACGGCGGCCCTGGCGCGGGTCTCCGACGCCACTGGCACCTGGTCGGGCGCCGTGGGCGCGCGCGACGTCGAGCGCGGCGGGCGGCCGTCGCCCAAGGGCCACTTCCGGATCGGCAGCGTCACCAAGACCTTCGTCGCGACCGTGGTGCTGCAGCTTGTGGACGAGGGCGAGCTGGCCCTCGACGACCCCATCGAGCAGTACCTGCCCGGCCTGGTGCCCGGCGGCTCCGGCATCACGGTACGCGAGCTGCTCAACCACGAGAGCCACCTGTACGACTACATGAGCGAGCCCGGCTACTCGACCAACCGCTGGCGCGGGGACGCGCGGTTCCGTTCGTACCAGCCGCGCGAGCTGCTCAAGGTGGCCTTCGCCAAGCGGCTGCCCGACGACGGGAAGTGGCACTACTCCAACACCAACTACGTGGTGCTCGGGCTGCTGGTGGAGAAGCTGACCGGCCGCCCGTACGGCGAGGAGGTCGAGCGCCGCGTCCTGCGCCCGCTGGGGCTGCGGCACACGGTGGTGCCGGGCGACCGCCCCGGGCTGCCGTCGCCGCACGCCAAGGGGTACGAGCCGCTGTCCGGCGGTCTGGTGGACGCGACCAGGATGAACCCGTCGCTGGACTGGGCGGCGGGGGAGATGATCTCGACCGCGGCCGACCTGGAGACGTTCATGGCGGCGCTGCTCGGGGGCAAGCTGACCAGCCGGGAGTCGTTGCGGGCGATGCGCACGACGGTCAAGACGGAGGCGGGCTTCGACTACGGGCTCGGCCTGCAGGCCTACCGGCTGCCGTGCGGCACGGTGTGGGGGCACAGCGGGGAGCTGATCGGGTACCAGACGTACGCGTTCCGGTCGGACTCCGGCAAGTCGTTGACCCTGTCGATCAACCCCTCGACCCGCAACCCGACCACGGCGGAGGTCATGGGGATCGCGGTGAAGGTGTTCTGCGGGTGAGCGGCCGGCGTTCTTAGCCCCGCATTACGCGGCCTTTTCTAGGGTGACGGCCGAGACCTTACTCGGGAGCTGCCCATGTCACAGCGGAAGGTGAAGCGCAGGCGGGCCGCGATGCGGCGCGAGGAGGCTCTGCGGCGGGAGCGGAGCAGGCGTCTGCGGCGCAGGATCGGTTACGGGGCCGCCGCGGTGGTGTCCGTGGTGTTCGTGGCGATCGGGGTGCTGGCGTACCAGTCCGTCGGTAGGTCGTCGCCACCGGCCGCCGGGACGGTCCAGCCGACGGCCACCGGATCGCCGACGGCCACCGGATCGCCGACGGCCACCAGCTCACCCACCAGCTCACCCACGAGTTCGCCCACGGTGTCGCCCACCAAGAACGGGTAGTTCGCGAAGAGCGCCAGGAGAGTAGGCTTTTAGCGCTGCATTTCGTGCATAGCTTCCGTAAGCCATCGTTTCTGGTGAGCATCCTTCTTGGGGAAGGTACCTGTGCCCAGTTTCAGTCCTCTGCGGCCGGCCGACCCGCGCCAAGTAGGTCCTTACCGGCTGACGGGCTACCTGGGCGCGGGCGGCCAGGGCACCGTGTAC
The nucleotide sequence above comes from Nonomuraea gerenzanensis. Encoded proteins:
- a CDS encoding serine hydrolase domain-containing protein produces the protein MMQTMMNVLVAGAVAAGGTGVDVRADMERIVAGDGATAALARVSDATGTWSGAVGARDVERGGRPSPKGHFRIGSVTKTFVATVVLQLVDEGELALDDPIEQYLPGLVPGGSGITVRELLNHESHLYDYMSEPGYSTNRWRGDARFRSYQPRELLKVAFAKRLPDDGKWHYSNTNYVVLGLLVEKLTGRPYGEEVERRVLRPLGLRHTVVPGDRPGLPSPHAKGYEPLSGGLVDATRMNPSLDWAAGEMISTAADLETFMAALLGGKLTSRESLRAMRTTVKTEAGFDYGLGLQAYRLPCGTVWGHSGELIGYQTYAFRSDSGKSLTLSINPSTRNPTTAEVMGIAVKVFCG
- a CDS encoding SigE family RNA polymerase sigma factor — protein: MSGAEHDFGAFVAARATSLLRVAYLACGDEVEAEDLLQTALERTYRKWDRVSHDNPEPYVRRVIVNAAISRARRRAILKIVPMHSPPETAARAGDPDLLHVLMEALRALPPRQRAVVVLRYWEDLSEQQAAEVLGCSVGTVKSQASKAMAKLRTALGRDTVEGVISNAHA
- a CDS encoding iron chaperone gives rise to the protein MTDTKATFDGFSDDERAAMKEHAQELKKAARRGSKATKADGEQDVLAKIAEMGESDKVMAERIHALVKENAPELTPRLWYGQPAYSKNGKLVCFFQPAQKFKTRYATLGFNDAASLDEGTMWATAYALTGLTPEAEARIAQLVKQAAS